The Devosia sp. A16 genome includes a window with the following:
- the groL gene encoding chaperonin GroEL (60 kDa chaperone family; promotes refolding of misfolded polypeptides especially under stressful conditions; forms two stacked rings of heptamers to form a barrel-shaped 14mer; ends can be capped by GroES; misfolded proteins enter the barrel where they are refolded when GroES binds): MPYKQVLFRSEARERILRGATQLADAVSITLGPRSKSVLIEKKWGAPIVCNDGVTIAKEFSLKNAEENLGARMLRQAAEKTGDIVGDGTSTSTVLAHAMFADGVRNVVAGASAVDLKRGLERGAQTAIAALKALSRPIRNREEKAQVAAISAHNDADVGRIVADAMDKVGEEGVITVEEAKTTETTLEVVEGMQFDRGYISPYFVTNPERMEAVLEDALVLIVDGKVSGLTDLLGLLEAVAKSGAPLLIVAEDVEGEALATLIVNTLRATFRNCAVKAPGFGDRRKAMLEDIATLTGGQVVSHDLGIKLENVTIEMLGKATRVVVDKDSTTIVGGKGSKAAITGRAEQLRREIKKTTSDYDREKLEERLAKLAGGVAVIRVGAATEAEMKARKDALDDAISATKAAVAEGIVPGGGLALLRCAPAVDAEIAAAEGDERTGLQILRRALEAPARQIAENSAVDGGVVVSRMLESTGAIGFDAAKKAYVDLLQVGIVDPTKVVRVGLENAVSVASTLLLTEATMTEGPEEPKAREPAPEMAGDF; the protein is encoded by the coding sequence ATGCCGTACAAGCAGGTGCTGTTTCGGTCCGAAGCGCGCGAGCGGATCCTCCGGGGGGCCACGCAACTGGCCGATGCGGTGAGCATTACCCTGGGGCCGCGCTCGAAATCGGTGCTCATCGAAAAGAAGTGGGGCGCGCCGATCGTCTGCAATGACGGGGTCACCATCGCCAAGGAGTTCAGCCTCAAGAACGCCGAGGAGAACCTGGGCGCGCGCATGCTCCGGCAGGCGGCAGAAAAGACCGGCGACATCGTCGGCGACGGCACCAGCACGTCGACCGTTCTCGCGCATGCCATGTTCGCCGATGGCGTGCGGAACGTCGTCGCCGGGGCCAGTGCCGTCGATCTCAAGCGCGGACTCGAGCGCGGGGCGCAAACCGCGATCGCGGCGCTCAAGGCGCTGTCCCGCCCGATCCGCAATCGCGAGGAGAAGGCGCAGGTGGCGGCAATCTCGGCGCACAACGACGCCGATGTCGGCAGGATCGTCGCCGACGCCATGGACAAGGTGGGCGAGGAGGGGGTGATCACCGTCGAAGAGGCCAAGACCACCGAGACCACGCTTGAGGTGGTCGAGGGCATGCAGTTCGACCGCGGTTACATCTCGCCCTATTTCGTCACCAATCCCGAGCGGATGGAAGCGGTGCTCGAGGATGCCCTGGTGCTGATCGTCGACGGCAAGGTAAGCGGTCTCACCGACCTGCTGGGCCTGCTCGAAGCGGTAGCCAAGTCGGGCGCACCACTGCTCATCGTGGCCGAAGACGTCGAGGGCGAGGCGCTGGCGACGCTGATCGTCAACACCCTGCGCGCCACGTTTCGCAACTGTGCGGTCAAGGCGCCCGGCTTCGGCGATCGGCGCAAGGCCATGCTCGAGGACATCGCCACCCTCACCGGGGGACAGGTCGTCTCGCACGATCTCGGCATCAAGCTCGAAAACGTCACGATCGAGATGCTCGGCAAGGCCACCCGGGTGGTGGTCGACAAGGATTCGACCACCATCGTGGGCGGCAAGGGCAGCAAGGCGGCGATCACCGGGCGGGCGGAGCAACTGCGCCGCGAAATCAAGAAGACGACCAGCGACTACGATCGGGAAAAACTCGAGGAGCGGCTCGCCAAGCTGGCCGGCGGCGTTGCCGTCATCCGCGTCGGCGCCGCCACCGAGGCCGAGATGAAGGCCAGGAAGGACGCGCTCGACGACGCGATCAGCGCCACCAAGGCAGCCGTGGCCGAGGGCATCGTGCCCGGTGGCGGGCTGGCGCTGCTGCGCTGCGCCCCGGCTGTGGATGCCGAGATCGCGGCAGCCGAGGGCGACGAGCGCACCGGGCTGCAGATCCTGCGGCGAGCGCTCGAGGCGCCGGCGCGACAGATCGCCGAGAACTCTGCGGTCGATGGCGGCGTGGTCGTTTCGCGGATGCTCGAAAGCACGGGGGCCATCGGGTTCGACGCGGCAAAAAAGGCCTATGTCGACCTGCTGCAGGTGGGGATCGTCGATCCCACCAAGGTGGTGCGGGTCGGTCTCGAGAACGCGGTGAGCGTCGCCAGCACGCTGCTGCTGACCGAGGCGACCATGACCGAGGGACCGGAGGAGCCCAAGGCACGTGAGCCCGCTCCCGAAATGGCCGGCGACTTCTGA
- a CDS encoding cation-translocating P-type ATPase, with amino-acid sequence MNTIEMELLSGLTSAEAWRRLGVYGPNSLPSARPPTLRDRLLRLVREPMLILLLLAAAIYFVLGSMAEGIMLMLFALFSISLMLIQERRSEDALAALRQLAAPIARVRRDGEDMRLPAADLVPGDLVILNEGERVPADGVMLSATQLAIDESLLTGESVPVDKTVSPTGNRVFGSTLVVSGHGIARLTETGSRTETGKLGSSLARIVPEQTHLQQATGRLVRIFGILALVVCGGLAVYYGLARQDWTQGILSGIALGMAMLPEEFPVALAIFLAIGSWRLAQVGVLVRRAAAVEALGATTCLCVDKTGTITENRMQLRYLDDGATRLDARQKAVLPASFVPLLRYARYASRRGGYDPMDLAVFDLADSVLASDLDEGFGLEREYGLTTALLAVSQAWRDSHGRLLVATKGAPEAVLGMCPMQAEDAASMLDRAHELARRGLRVLAVAEADWDAEGLPDDPRQFAFRCLGLLAFEDPVRASVPAAVAAAHAAGVQVKMITGDFPATARSIAADAGIPHAEIVTGEQLQDAGPDQLQQWARTVSVFARVRPEQKLQLVDALQANGETVAMTGDGVNDAPALRSADIGIAMGRRGTDVAREAAGIVLLDEDFGRIIEGIRLGRRIFDNLRKVIIYIAAVHVPIAGLGFLPVVLGLPVIIWPLHVVVLEMVVDSMSSLAFEDTPPEPDIMCRPPRRRSESVAALPQLFYGLAQGTAVLVAAFGIYAGALAIGVDTDVARAMTIVTTIIGNLGLVLSNSSQHSLFTGTLPRPQPLFVPIAGATLTLIVLALYVPALRGIFYFGLPSVIELAVAAAAALSAFVLVEAGKLLAPVRRIVGAF; translated from the coding sequence GTGAACACGATCGAAATGGAGCTTCTATCCGGCCTGACCAGCGCCGAGGCCTGGCGCAGACTCGGCGTGTATGGCCCCAACAGCCTGCCCTCCGCCCGTCCCCCGACGTTGCGGGATCGGCTGCTGCGCCTGGTGCGGGAGCCCATGCTGATCCTCCTGCTGCTGGCGGCGGCCATCTATTTCGTTCTCGGCAGCATGGCCGAGGGCATCATGCTGATGCTCTTCGCCCTGTTCAGCATCTCGCTGATGCTGATCCAGGAGCGGCGGAGCGAGGACGCCCTCGCCGCGCTGCGGCAGCTCGCCGCCCCGATTGCCCGGGTGAGGCGCGACGGCGAGGACATGCGCCTCCCCGCTGCAGACCTGGTGCCCGGGGATCTGGTCATTCTCAACGAAGGCGAGCGCGTCCCCGCCGATGGCGTCATGCTGTCGGCCACCCAGCTGGCCATCGACGAATCGCTGCTCACCGGGGAAAGCGTACCCGTGGACAAGACGGTGTCGCCCACCGGCAATCGGGTGTTCGGCAGCACGCTCGTCGTCAGCGGCCACGGTATCGCCCGCCTGACCGAAACCGGTTCACGCACCGAAACCGGCAAGCTCGGCTCGTCCCTCGCGCGCATCGTGCCCGAGCAAACGCACCTGCAGCAGGCGACAGGCCGGCTCGTCCGCATCTTCGGCATCCTGGCCCTTGTCGTGTGCGGCGGCCTGGCGGTCTATTACGGGCTGGCGCGGCAGGATTGGACGCAGGGCATCCTTTCCGGCATCGCGCTCGGCATGGCGATGCTGCCCGAGGAATTCCCGGTGGCGCTGGCCATCTTCCTCGCCATCGGCAGCTGGCGGTTGGCGCAGGTCGGCGTCCTGGTGCGGCGCGCCGCGGCCGTCGAGGCCCTCGGCGCGACGACCTGCCTGTGCGTCGACAAGACCGGCACCATCACCGAGAACCGCATGCAGCTGCGCTATCTCGACGACGGCGCGACGCGGCTCGACGCGCGGCAGAAAGCCGTGCTGCCGGCCAGCTTCGTGCCTCTGCTGCGATACGCCCGCTATGCCTCCCGCCGCGGCGGCTACGATCCGATGGATCTGGCAGTGTTCGACCTCGCGGACAGCGTGCTGGCATCGGACCTCGACGAAGGCTTCGGACTGGAGCGGGAATACGGGCTGACGACCGCCCTCCTGGCCGTTTCCCAGGCGTGGCGCGACAGCCATGGCCGGCTGTTGGTGGCCACCAAGGGCGCCCCCGAAGCGGTGCTCGGCATGTGCCCGATGCAGGCTGAGGACGCCGCCTCGATGCTGGACCGCGCCCACGAGCTGGCAAGGCGCGGGCTGCGGGTACTGGCGGTGGCGGAGGCCGACTGGGACGCTGAGGGGTTACCCGACGATCCGCGCCAGTTCGCTTTCCGCTGCCTGGGCCTCCTCGCCTTCGAGGACCCGGTGCGCGCCAGCGTGCCGGCTGCGGTGGCCGCCGCCCATGCAGCGGGCGTTCAGGTCAAGATGATCACCGGAGACTTTCCGGCCACCGCCCGCAGCATCGCTGCCGATGCCGGCATTCCTCACGCCGAAATCGTCACCGGCGAGCAACTGCAGGACGCCGGCCCTGACCAGCTGCAGCAATGGGCCCGCACGGTCAGCGTCTTCGCCCGGGTGCGGCCCGAGCAGAAGCTTCAGCTGGTCGACGCGCTGCAGGCCAATGGCGAGACGGTCGCGATGACCGGGGACGGCGTCAACGACGCGCCGGCGCTCAGATCCGCCGACATCGGGATCGCCATGGGCAGGCGCGGCACCGATGTAGCGCGCGAGGCCGCCGGAATCGTGCTGCTCGACGAGGATTTTGGCCGCATCATCGAGGGAATCCGGCTGGGGCGTCGGATCTTCGATAACCTGCGCAAGGTCATCATCTACATTGCTGCAGTGCACGTCCCCATCGCCGGACTGGGCTTTCTTCCCGTGGTCCTCGGCCTGCCCGTCATCATCTGGCCGCTCCATGTCGTGGTCCTGGAAATGGTCGTCGACTCGATGTCCTCGCTCGCCTTCGAGGACACGCCGCCGGAGCCCGACATCATGTGCCGTCCGCCGCGCCGGCGCAGCGAGAGCGTCGCCGCGCTGCCGCAGCTGTTCTATGGCCTCGCACAAGGCACGGCGGTGCTCGTCGCGGCGTTCGGCATCTATGCGGGCGCCCTGGCTATCGGAGTCGACACCGATGTCGCGCGAGCCATGACGATCGTGACCACCATCATCGGCAACCTCGGACTGGTGCTCAGCAACTCGAGCCAGCACTCGCTGTTCACCGGTACCCTGCCCCGCCCGCAGCCATTGTTCGTACCCATTGCCGGCGCTACGCTGACCCTGATCGTGCTGGCCCTCTACGTTCCGGCGCTGCGCGGGATCTTCTATTTCGGCCTGCCTTCCGTGATCGAGCTGGCTGTCGCCGCCGCCGCTGCCCTGAGCGCCTTCGTCCTCGTAGAGGCCGGCAAACTGCTGGCGCCGGTACGGCGGATCGTCGGCGCCTTCTGA
- a CDS encoding zinc-dependent alcohol dehydrogenase family protein, with translation MRAMRLHKVGSPLVLDDIPIPTPAPDELLIRVTACGVCRTDLHIVDGDLPAHRLPLVPGHEIVGLVAAGAAGFAVGDRVGVPWLGGTCGQCRFCRAGQENLCDRPQFTGYDRDGGYAEYCVARAANCVPLPPAGDDSHLAPLLCAGLIGFRSYRRAGEPQRLGLMGFGAAAHIITQLAHADGVAVYAFTRPGDTGGQSFARGLGAVWAGGTNEHPAEKLDAVIIFAPAGELVPLSLRLVRKGGRVVCAGIHMSDIPTFPYADLWGEREIASVANLTTADATEFFARLASLRLETTVTRYRLDDANRALADLRSGSIKGAAVLSP, from the coding sequence ATGCGTGCCATGCGGTTGCACAAGGTCGGCAGTCCCCTGGTGCTCGACGACATCCCCATCCCCACCCCGGCGCCGGACGAGCTGCTGATCAGGGTCACCGCCTGCGGCGTCTGCCGCACCGACCTGCACATCGTCGACGGCGACCTGCCGGCGCATCGGCTGCCCCTTGTGCCGGGGCACGAGATCGTCGGGCTCGTGGCGGCCGGTGCGGCGGGCTTCGCCGTCGGCGACCGGGTCGGCGTGCCCTGGCTTGGCGGCACCTGTGGGCAGTGCAGGTTCTGCCGCGCCGGACAGGAGAACCTCTGCGACCGGCCGCAATTCACTGGCTATGACCGCGATGGCGGCTATGCGGAATACTGCGTCGCCCGCGCTGCCAACTGCGTGCCCCTGCCGCCCGCCGGGGACGACTCCCACCTTGCCCCCCTGCTCTGCGCCGGGCTGATCGGCTTTCGCTCCTACCGGCGGGCCGGCGAGCCGCAGCGCCTGGGTCTGATGGGCTTCGGCGCGGCGGCCCACATCATCACCCAGTTGGCCCATGCCGACGGCGTCGCGGTCTACGCTTTCACCAGGCCCGGCGATACCGGCGGCCAGTCCTTCGCCCGCGGTCTTGGCGCCGTCTGGGCCGGTGGGACCAACGAGCACCCCGCCGAAAAGCTCGATGCGGTCATCATCTTCGCGCCGGCAGGCGAGCTCGTACCGCTTTCGCTGCGGCTGGTGCGCAAGGGCGGCCGGGTCGTCTGCGCCGGCATCCACATGAGCGACATCCCGACATTTCCCTATGCCGACCTGTGGGGCGAGCGGGAGATCGCCTCGGTGGCAAACCTGACCACGGCGGACGCCACCGAGTTCTTTGCCCGCCTCGCATCGCTGAGACTGGAGACGACGGTGACACGCTATCGTCTGGACGACGCCAACCGGGCTCTGGCGGACCTCAGGTCCGGCTCCATCAAGGGCGCCGCGGTGCTGTCGCCCTGA